One segment of Polyangiaceae bacterium DNA contains the following:
- the dnaJ gene encoding molecular chaperone DnaJ, whose translation MRDPYDVLGVGRTATQDEIKSAFRKLAGQHHPDKNPGDDGAHQRFKEINAAYQILSDPQKRAAFDRFGPMGVGGAGGQPSNPFAGGYVDINDINIDGIFGDLLGALGIKVGDRGNLQKEIRISFEEAAFGCTKELTYDRVEPCGDCVGTGAAKGSKTDRCDMCMGRGRIRVQQGMFPIAIEKPCTRCRGTGRIVTDPCNTCHGAGLVTKKKTIEITIPAGIENGATRLVERGGNCTRPDRGPGDLELTIRVAPHEFFRRAGDDVVCTIPISFPIAALGGEIEIKTLEGKGKLRIPAGTQPGAVLRVKGKGIPRRVVGGRGDQLVEIGIEVPTKVTTEQRELIERLAETLGEAPSAPDEHEPSFMDKLKSLFQ comes from the coding sequence GTGCGCGATCCCTACGACGTTCTCGGTGTTGGCCGAACGGCAACACAGGACGAGATCAAGAGCGCGTTCCGCAAGCTTGCGGGGCAGCATCATCCGGACAAAAACCCCGGAGACGATGGCGCTCATCAGCGGTTCAAGGAAATCAACGCGGCTTATCAAATCCTGAGTGATCCGCAAAAACGTGCGGCGTTCGACAGGTTTGGCCCGATGGGTGTCGGAGGCGCGGGAGGACAACCGTCGAACCCGTTCGCTGGCGGTTACGTCGACATCAACGACATCAACATCGACGGCATCTTCGGCGATCTGCTGGGAGCGCTCGGCATCAAGGTGGGCGACCGCGGCAACCTGCAGAAGGAAATCCGCATCAGCTTCGAAGAAGCCGCGTTCGGCTGCACGAAAGAGCTGACGTACGATCGCGTCGAACCGTGCGGCGATTGCGTAGGAACGGGCGCAGCCAAAGGTTCCAAGACCGATCGTTGCGACATGTGCATGGGTCGCGGACGCATCCGTGTGCAACAAGGCATGTTCCCGATCGCCATCGAAAAGCCTTGCACGCGTTGCCGAGGCACCGGACGCATCGTCACGGATCCTTGCAACACGTGTCATGGTGCGGGTCTCGTCACGAAGAAGAAGACCATCGAAATCACGATTCCCGCAGGCATCGAAAACGGTGCAACACGGCTCGTCGAACGAGGGGGCAACTGCACGCGTCCCGATCGTGGACCGGGGGATCTGGAGCTTACGATTCGCGTCGCTCCGCACGAGTTTTTCCGACGCGCGGGTGACGACGTCGTTTGTACCATACCCATCTCGTTCCCCATCGCAGCGCTTGGTGGCGAGATCGAAATCAAGACGCTCGAGGGGAAAGGCAAGCTGCGCATCCCAGCGGGCACGCAGCCTGGAGCCGTGCTTCGCGTCAAGGGCAAGGGGATTCCACGACGCGTCGTCGGCGGTCGAGGTGATCAGCTCGTGGAGATCGGCATCGAGGTGCCGACCAAGGTAACGACGGAGCAACGCGAGCTCATCGAACGACTTGCGGAGACGCTGGGCGAAGCGCCGAGCGCGCCGGATGAGCACGAGCCGAGCTTCATGGACAAGCTGAAGAGCCTCTTCCAGTAG
- a CDS encoding type II toxin-antitoxin system RelE/ParE family toxin, whose translation MPRYRVIVTEMAREQVREISRWWKANRPQRPNLFREELAGARHLLLRIPNAGSRYRLSKYPNVRRLLLLRTRHHVYYVVNETQRLVTILAVWHTSREYGPPL comes from the coding sequence GTGCCGCGTTATCGTGTCATCGTCACCGAGATGGCGCGGGAGCAGGTGCGCGAAATCTCCCGGTGGTGGAAGGCGAATCGGCCGCAACGTCCGAATCTCTTTCGCGAGGAGCTTGCTGGCGCAAGGCATCTGCTCCTTCGGATTCCCAACGCGGGTTCCCGCTACCGCTTGTCGAAATATCCCAACGTCCGACGGCTCCTCTTGCTCCGCACGCGCCACCACGTCTACTACGTCGTCAACGAGACGCAGCGGCTCGTCACCATTCTTGCCGTATGGCACACGTCCCGCGAATACGGCCCGCCGCTTTGA